From the Hordeum vulgare subsp. vulgare chromosome 1H, MorexV3_pseudomolecules_assembly, whole genome shotgun sequence genome, the window TTAGTTTTTTTGGAAGTCAAACATCTTTAAGTTTGACGAAATTTGTAGAGATATATATCAATATCCATAATATCAAACCACTAtcattagattcatcatgaaattaagtttcatattttatttatttagtatTTGTGGATGTCGATATTTTTGGCTCTAAACTtggtcaaaattcaaaaaattggcTAAAAAACACTATATATTTTAGAACTGTAGGAGTAATTGGTTTGTTGCGTGGGGGAGATGATGGAATGTGTTTTATTTTTAGTTATAGTGTGGTGTTTTCGTGGGCCTTTCGCAAAATGATCTCTAATCAATCCATACTatgtggaaaaaaaatcaacattgaTGGACAGTTGGACACATGTACTATATTGATATTATAGTATTGCATGTTGGCATCTCATTTCTAGGTGATGAGAAGATGCATGGGGTTGATATGTTTTTATAAGCCGGTTATTGTCTATTGATTTGAAAAATCATTGACCCGATAAAAAATCATGAACCAATTGTAAAACTGGATACCTTTGAATGGGAGAATTTCGAAATTAGGAAGTTTAatgaattaaaagaattgaatgagAGAGcttcttcaaaagttgttgaCCCGGTCAAATCGGATGATCCAATTCAAATTGAAGACCTAAATTATTTGTGAGGCCTCCAAAATTAAGGGACATGGTGTATTTATAGATTTGGATTGGTAGAATATAAATGCTCGTACTTCATAGTATCCTAGAATCCCGTAGCAACATATTCACATAAAAGGTACTCCCTACATTTAAACTAAAATCACAACAAAAATTATGGAATAGAGGGAGTAACTACAGAATTGTGCATTGAAGAGTCATCTCAACAACCTGAAATAACATTAAATTTTAGTATTATTACCTCCTTCTAGGTGTATAAGGCATGCAAGTAGGCAGCGGAGGGCAAGCTCGGGCCATGACCCGGGCCAACATTGATAAAAACAATGTTGTTATAATGTGATGTTTGTGGAAAAAAGAAATCTGGCTCCGTCCCTACAGTTTGGTCTAGGTCCATAATTtaattagctaaatatgtattatatataataaaaaatatgTCTTTAGAAACTACATCCTCGTATAAATATAATGACATAATTTACTGAAAAGGTTTTCGCTCCGCtatataaataaagcaaccaacATCGATGATCCTGTACAAACTCACGTCACCACGACACACGCACACACCCAAGACATCATACAGATGCGCTGAGGGCAGCAACACCACCCTAACTATCGGGGGTTCTCCACTGAGAACCGATGAAGGTGCGTATGACGAACTGTGGGCTCCAAGgtgacgccttcaggaaggttacGATACCGGAGTGCCGCCACCGCCCGATCCGAGGAATAGAGCTTCCCCTAGAGCAACACGAGGGGCAATGAGAGCCGCGACGACACCTTTAAGAAGGGAGCGAGTTCGTCGCTGCCGGACCGTCCGAAGATAGAACATGTTTTCACCCCGGCCAATACTCACCGCCACCGGACGCCACGCCCCGGCTACCATGTCATCCACACGGTCATGGTCACCGGCAGCACCGAGCCACGGGCTCAGCCCATGAGCACCGAGCTACCATCACCAGGACCGTCGTCCCGGCATCCCAGACCTTGACACCTCCTCACCCGAGATCCGACGCTACCCTAACCAAAGAGACGAGCGGAAAGGCCCCGCCTTTCGCACCCCTGGGCGGCCCCTAGCACCGAGACCCAAAAGGCCGGTCAGAATTGGCCTCCATTGACCCGTCCACCAGCATTGGGCGCGAGACGAGCTCGGCCCTGCTGTCGGGTGCGATACGATCTCGGTCCCGCAATAGCGAGCGTGAGACGAGCGATGGACCGTCGCTGGGAGCGGGCCAGCCCTTCGACGAAGGTAGATCCCGGACGACGAGGAGAGGAATCAAAGTCAAACATGCCGCTCACAGACTGtccgacaccggaggaatccaGCCGGCGCCGTGACACGATCCGACCACAACAAGGGCTACCACCACGCAGTGACAACCCACAACCACGCTGAGACCCCGAGGGGTAGCCTTGAGCCGCCTTGCAGAGGCTGCGGCACGCCGCCGAAGAACAGCCCGCCCCCTGGCCATGGACGCCCAGCGCCCCACCACCCCAAACCGGTGCGGCAAGGCCACCAGGCGCCCCGCTACCACCTTAGCCATGTCGTCGCCATCACCCGCGCCCGCCAACGCCACCACCCGGATCTGGGCTGGGAGAGCCAGATCCGCCGCCAGCGAGACCTCCCAGTGATGGTCGCCTCAGGACGGGGGAGCAGTACCACCGGGAAGCCTAGCTGCCGAGGGAAGGGGGCTAAGACCCAAGGAGAGGCCGACGACCCACACTGATGACGCGAGAGGCCGCGTCCCGCGATGCCCACCTCCAGCGTGCAGGAGGaaatcgccccgccgccgcctccgccacACGGCCTTAggccggcgacggcggcggtgagGGGAGGAGGGCCGGGCGGGAGTcgagaggtggcggcgctagggttgGCTTCCAGAGTCGCTCGTGGGAGCAACTCGGCAGGGCCGTCCAAGGCCATGTGCGAACTGTGCGACGGCACAGGGCCCCCACTTTTCAGGGGCCCCGATTTGGTCCATCTTTGTAAATAGGTTTTCGTTTTGTTCACTGCAGCCCACTTTGCACGGGTGCACAACAAATAGTCCTGTCCAATTCGTTCGTTGTGTTTCTGAGACGCTGTTCGTCTGCCTCCTAATCTCGCATGTACAGTGCAGACAGCTACTCGTCGCTTGTTAATCATCTAGCATAGATCAGTGACAGGCTTGAGTTATGAAAGCGGCACGGTCTACGGATACAACAGCACCAACCACCAAGCATGCAAGGGCGCAAGCCGCAAGGCACCCACAATCCTTGATCAGGGTCAGCCAAATCACCATTAATCCATGAGAACACCAGTCCACCAAGTAATCATCTCTATCTAGGTTAATTCTAACCCCATCTAATTCTCAGTTTAAGTAATTATAttgaaaaaaatatattaaaattattttttgtCAATCGCTGATTGAATAATTATATTGATTTGTTTCCTTTCATCGTTTGTGCATGTACATCCGTTTATCAATTCGATTGGCTAGTTGATCAAGTTCTCACCTATATTTTTAAATATTGTGCAAAATAATAAATACTAAAATTTGTATAATTATGTGAGGTTATGCTTTTTAATTCCaaattatatttattttttcaattttttgggttttattttgcATTTCGCACAGGGGCCCCGAATTTCTGGAGACGGCCCTGCAACTCGGAAGGAGAGGCCTGAGCCTTTTCTCTCACCGTTAGGGGCAATGTTTCAATGACATAATTTTAGTGACATATATCATATGTTTAGTTTGTCGAATCGAGAACTAAGATTACGTGCATGGATTATATACCTTCATGGAGTATGTAGTTTGAAAATTAGTGGTCGAAGTTGCTTACTAACTACTACACCCTCTGTTGATTAATGTATGCCGTTTTTGTTCAATATTAGTGAACAAAGGGATTAGAAAGCATCATATATTCTTGAAGAGTGAAGACAGTTTGGAGAACATTATCAATTCTCGGTATGCATTATTCCGTTTGAATGTATCTGCAATGTCAAGAGTCGGCGATTGAATGTATCGCCTGCAGAACAAGTCCACTCAATCGCTTGTTTTGATCGTCAGCCGCAAAACGCACTAGTAGAATAATATAGAAGCTATATATAAATACTGCAGCTGAACCATCCAAGCTGTGCAAAAACCAATTGGCAATTGCTACCCCGACCAAACAAAAGCAGGAGTAACAAAAGCTACTATCAATGGGCTCCACAAAGCTCGTCGCAGCGACTCTTCTCCCCGCTCTGCTCGCCCTCCATCTACACGGCCCAGCAATGGCCACCGCGGCAGGAAACTCCAACTCTAACCTCTTCCGCGACTACATCGGCGCCCTTTACAACGGCGTCAGGTTCGCGGACGTGCCGATCAACCCGCGCGCCCGGTTCGACTTCATCCTCGCGTTCgtcatcgactacaccaccgccacGGAGCCCCCGACCCCGACCAACGGCCGGTTCAACGTCTTCTGGCAGGACACGGTGCTCACCCCCGCCGCGATCGCCGAGGTCAAGCGGCGGAACCCGAACGTGCGCGTGGCAGTCAGCCTCGGCGGCGCCACGGTCAACGGCAGGCCCGTGTTCTTCAACGCCACCTCCGGCGTCGACTCCTGGGTCCGCAACGCCGTCGACTCGCTAACCGGCATCATCCAGCGGTACGGCCTGGACGGCATCGACATCGACTACGAGCAGTTCCAGGCGGACCCAGCCACCTTCGCCGAGTGCGCCGGCCGTCTCGTGGCGGCGCTCAAGAGCAGCGGCGTGATCAGATTCGCGTCCATCGCGCCGTACGGCAACGCCGACGTGCAACGCTACTACCAGACG encodes:
- the LOC123409154 gene encoding chitinase 2-like; its protein translation is MGSTKLVAATLLPALLALHLHGPAMATAAGNSNSNLFRDYIGALYNGVRFADVPINPRARFDFILAFVIDYTTATEPPTPTNGRFNVFWQDTVLTPAAIAEVKRRNPNVRVAVSLGGATVNGRPVFFNATSGVDSWVRNAVDSLTGIIQRYGLDGIDIDYEQFQADPATFAECAGRLVAALKSSGVIRFASIAPYGNADVQRYYQTLWAAHGTAIDYVNFQFYAYGASTTAAQYVSLFDEQIANYPGANILASFTTAATNTSVPVDTALSACRTLQEQGKLYGIFVWAADHSRNQGFKYETQSQALLTDATAY